In one window of Reinekea forsetii DNA:
- the trhA gene encoding PAQR family membrane homeostasis protein TrhA, with the protein MTELLPRYSALEEWANSLTHGIGTVLAIVGLVVLLMVTIPTEDPWQVVSASIYGTTLVFMFLASTLYHAIQPAPIRKVLRQIDHLAILYLIAGSYTPFTLINLRGVWGWSLFGVVWGLTLIGTVLQLSPARKIKALMVTLYLLMGWAVLVAIKPLIANMAPQGLTLLVAGGLAYSGGVVFYVNKRIPLNHAIWHLFVLAGATLHYFAILFYAF; encoded by the coding sequence ATGACTGAACTACTGCCGCGCTATAGCGCCCTAGAAGAATGGGCCAACAGCCTGACCCACGGTATCGGAACCGTCCTAGCGATCGTTGGTCTGGTGGTGCTGTTGATGGTGACGATCCCAACCGAGGATCCATGGCAGGTGGTCAGTGCCAGTATCTATGGTACGACTCTGGTGTTTATGTTTTTGGCCTCGACCCTCTACCATGCCATTCAGCCCGCGCCGATCCGCAAGGTACTGCGTCAGATCGACCATCTCGCGATTCTGTATCTCATCGCCGGTTCCTATACCCCCTTTACCCTGATCAATCTCAGGGGCGTCTGGGGTTGGTCGCTGTTTGGTGTAGTTTGGGGTTTGACCCTGATCGGTACCGTGCTGCAGCTGTCGCCGGCACGCAAGATTAAGGCGCTGATGGTAACGCTCTATTTGCTAATGGGTTGGGCGGTACTCGTTGCCATTAAGCCGTTAATCGCCAATATGGCGCCACAGGGTCTTACCCTGTTGGTTGCTGGCGGCCTAGCCTACAGCGGCGGAGTGGTGTTCTATGTTAATAAACGCATTCCCTTGAACCACGCCATTTGGCATCTCTTTGTCCTCGCCGGTGCCACGCTGCACTATTTTGCTATCCTGTTTTATGCCTTCTGA